The following proteins come from a genomic window of Populus alba chromosome 12, ASM523922v2, whole genome shotgun sequence:
- the LOC118042506 gene encoding arginine biosynthesis bifunctional protein ArgJ, chloroplastic, which yields MHTCAPPHHFSSLKFPELHGSSKLNNLQVLRTLGLSKRSFKVFAVAASSSSSMSEASNYIPAAPIFLPEGPWQQIPGGVTAAKGFKAAGIYGGLRAKGEKPDLALVTCDVDATAAGAFTTNMVAAAPVLYCKNALDISKTARAVLINAGQANAATGDAGYQDVLESAGALAMLLKLKPEEVLIESTGIIGQRIKKGALLNSLPKLVNSLSPSIEGAGSAAVAITTTDLVSKSVAVESQVGGTNIKVGGMAKGSGMIHPNMATMLGVITTDALVNSDVWRKMVQISVNRSFNQITVDGDTSTNDTVIALASGLSGSISISNINCHEAMQLQACLDAVMQGLAKSIAWDGEGATCLIEVTVTGAESEAKAAKIARSVASSSLVKAAVYGRDPNWGRIAAAAGYAGIPFHQNDLRIMLGDILLMDNGQPLSFDRSAASNYLRKAGEIHGTVGIYISVGDGPGSGQAWGCDLSYDYVKINAEYTT from the exons ATGCATACTTGTGCTCCTCCTCATCACTTTTCCTCTCTAAAGTTCCCTGAACTTCATGGCTCCTCAAAGCTTAATAATTTGCAGGTTTTGAGGACTTTGGGTTTGAGTAAGAGAAGCTTTAAGGTATTTGCAGTGGCTGCTTCATCGTCATCAAGCATGAGTGAGGCCTCTAATTATATACCTGCTGCTCCTATTTTTCTTCCTGAAGGACCATGGCAGCAA ATTCCTGGGGGAGTTACTGCTGCAAAGGGGTTCAAAGCGGCAGGAATATATGGTGGATTGCGTGCCAAAGGAGAGAAGCCTGATCTTGCGCTTGTTACTTGTGATGTTGACGCTACAGCTGCAG GGGCATTCACTACCAACATGGTTGCAGCTGCACCAGTATTATACTGTAAAAATGCATTAGATATCTCAAAAACA GCACGTGCAGTGTTGATAAATGCTGGTCAAGCAAATGCAGCAACA GGTGATGCAGGCTACCAAGATGTGCTAGAATCTGCTGGTGCCCTTGCTATG TTACTTAAATTGAAGCCAGAGGAAGTTTTGATTGAATCCACTGGTATCATAGgtcaaagaataaagaag GGAGCACTTCTAAATTCGCTTCCAAAACTGGTTAACTCTTTATCTCCATCCATTGAAGG GGCAGGTTCTGCAGCTGTCGCAATCACAACTACTGACCTTGTAAGCAAGAGTGTGGCCGTTGAGTCTCAG GTTGGAGGGACAAATATAAAAGTTGGGGGAATGGCCAAAGGTTCTGGGATGATCCACCCAAATATGGCCACCATGCTCGGT GTTATAACGACTGATGCCCTTGTCAACAGTGATGTTTGGAGAAAGATGGTGCAGATTTCAGTGAATCggagttttaaccaaataact GTAGATGGGGATACAAGTACAAATGATACAGTCATTGCTTTGGCTAGCGGATTATCTGGATCAATCTCAATATCTAACATAAACTGCCATGAGGCAATGCAACTTCAAGCATGCCTTGATGCT GTAATGCAAGGTCTTGCAAAATCAATAGCTTGGGATGGAGAAGGAGCTACATGTCTAATTGAG GTCACAGTAACTGGGGCAGAAAGTGAGGCGAAGGCAGCAAAAATTGCACGCTCAGTAGCATCGTCTTCTCTTGTCAAG GCAGCTGTTTATGGCAGAGATCCAAACTGGGGACgcattgctgctgctgctggctATGCAGGAATTCCTTTCCACCAAAACGATCTTCGTATTATGCTGGGAGATATTTTGCTGATGGATAATGGGCAACCACTTTCATTTGACAG GTCTGCGGCCAGTAACTATCTTAGGAAGGCTGGTGAGATCCATGGCACGGTTGGAATCTACATATCCGTGG GTGATGGACCAGGAAGCGGGCAAGCCTGGGGCTGTGATTTAAGTTATGATTATGTCAAAATAAATGCTGAATACACAACATAG